A region from the Tahibacter amnicola genome encodes:
- a CDS encoding APC family permease, with translation MTQSDSSFHRSLTLLDGTMLVAGSMIGSGIFIVSADIARNVGSAGYLILVWLISALMTIVGALSYGELSAMYPKAGGQYVYLREAWGRLPAFLYGWSFFTVIQTGTIAAVGVAFAKFAAYLFPALGDQNILFSAGVFKLSAAQLVSIALIFFLTFVNSRGVENGKWIQTVFTLAKIVSVLALVLFGVFLGARSEIWSANWANAWQGVTAVDTGTVALALLPAIGVSMVGALFSSDSWNSVTFIAGEIRDPKRNVGLSLFLGTAIVCTLYVVANLMYLAVMPLDGIAHAEADRVGVAAAQAAFGPAGTTVIALLIMVSTFGCVNGLVMSGARVYYTMANDGLFFRQVGTLNKRAVPGWGLWLQAIYASVLCLSGRYGDLLDYVIFVVLLFYILTIAGLFRLRATRPEAERPYRAFGYPLLPALYIALAVAICVALLIWRPTYTWPGLGIVLLGVPTYYYLRQRGQATPALDTP, from the coding sequence GTGACTCAAAGCGATTCGTCGTTTCATCGTTCCTTGACCCTGCTCGACGGCACCATGCTGGTGGCCGGCTCGATGATCGGGTCGGGTATTTTCATCGTCAGCGCGGACATTGCGCGCAACGTGGGGTCCGCCGGCTATCTCATCCTGGTCTGGCTGATCTCGGCCCTGATGACCATCGTCGGTGCGCTCAGCTATGGCGAGCTGTCGGCGATGTATCCGAAAGCCGGCGGCCAGTACGTGTACTTGCGTGAAGCGTGGGGGCGCCTGCCGGCCTTCCTCTACGGCTGGTCGTTCTTCACGGTCATCCAGACGGGCACCATCGCCGCCGTGGGCGTGGCCTTTGCCAAATTTGCGGCCTACCTGTTCCCGGCGCTGGGTGACCAGAACATCCTCTTCTCGGCCGGCGTGTTCAAGCTCAGTGCGGCGCAGCTGGTGTCGATTGCGCTGATCTTCTTCCTCACCTTCGTGAACAGTCGCGGTGTGGAGAACGGGAAATGGATCCAGACCGTTTTCACCCTGGCCAAGATCGTCTCCGTGCTCGCGCTGGTGCTCTTCGGCGTGTTCCTCGGTGCGCGTTCGGAAATCTGGAGCGCCAACTGGGCGAACGCCTGGCAGGGCGTCACTGCCGTGGATACCGGCACGGTCGCCCTCGCCCTGTTGCCGGCAATCGGCGTGTCGATGGTCGGCGCGCTGTTTTCGTCCGACTCCTGGAACAGCGTCACCTTCATTGCCGGCGAGATCCGCGATCCGAAGCGCAATGTCGGCCTCAGTCTGTTCCTGGGCACCGCGATCGTCTGCACCCTGTACGTCGTGGCAAACCTGATGTACCTGGCGGTGATGCCGCTGGACGGCATTGCGCACGCCGAAGCCGACCGCGTCGGTGTCGCCGCGGCGCAGGCCGCATTCGGTCCGGCCGGCACGACCGTGATCGCGTTGCTGATCATGGTGTCCACGTTTGGCTGCGTGAACGGGCTGGTGATGTCGGGTGCCCGCGTGTACTACACGATGGCCAATGACGGCCTGTTCTTCCGTCAGGTCGGTACCCTGAACAAGCGCGCCGTGCCGGGCTGGGGGCTGTGGCTGCAGGCGATTTACGCCTCGGTGCTGTGCCTGAGCGGCCGCTACGGCGATCTGCTCGACTACGTCATCTTCGTCGTGCTGCTCTTCTACATCCTCACCATCGCCGGGCTGTTCCGCCTGCGCGCCACGCGTCCGGAGGCGGAGCGCCCCTATCGTGCCTTCGGCTACCCGCTGTTGCCGGCGCTCTACATCGCGCTGGCGGTGGCGATCTGCGTGGCGCTGCTGATCTGGCGTCCGACCTACACCTGGCCGGGCCTGGGCATCGTGCTGCTGGGCGTGCCGACCTACTACTACCTGCGCCAGCGCGGCCAGGCGACACCGGCCCTGGATACGCCCTGA
- a CDS encoding LysE family translocator, with protein sequence MESAAMHWDVVAAFTATLLVMCLIPGPAVLLVVGHAVKSGWRDSFYASLGVQAGNGIYYLLCIAGLGALLATSETVFHIIKWIGALYLIYLGLRTIALAKKNAMPSETRTVPLLARPFLQGMLGQLANPKSVLFFGALLPQFLDPGYPLLPQYALYGVLCFVVEVPILAVYGWLAARGSTLSASPRVAVWRERVSGACLVSVGASIAAVRRTVQAAS encoded by the coding sequence GTGGAGTCCGCCGCTATGCATTGGGATGTGGTTGCAGCCTTTACGGCGACGCTGCTGGTCATGTGCCTGATTCCCGGACCGGCGGTCCTGCTGGTCGTGGGCCACGCCGTGAAGTCCGGTTGGCGCGACAGTTTCTACGCCTCGCTCGGCGTGCAGGCCGGCAACGGCATCTACTACCTGCTGTGCATCGCAGGACTGGGCGCACTGCTCGCCACGTCGGAAACCGTCTTCCACATCATCAAGTGGATCGGTGCGCTCTACCTGATCTACCTGGGACTGCGCACGATCGCACTGGCGAAGAAGAACGCCATGCCCAGCGAAACAAGGACGGTTCCGCTGCTGGCGCGTCCTTTCCTGCAGGGCATGCTCGGGCAGCTGGCGAATCCGAAATCCGTGCTGTTCTTCGGCGCGCTGTTGCCGCAGTTTCTCGATCCCGGCTACCCGCTGCTGCCGCAATACGCGTTGTACGGCGTGCTGTGCTTCGTGGTTGAGGTGCCGATTCTCGCCGTCTACGGCTGGCTCGCGGCGCGTGGCAGCACGTTGTCAGCCAGCCCGCGTGTCGCCGTCTGGCGCGAACGCGTTTCCGGCGCCTGCCTGGTGAGCGTGGGCGCGAGCATTGCTGCCGTCCGCCGCACGGTGCAGGCGGCGAGCTGA
- the gspE gene encoding type II secretion system ATPase GspE — MTDARPARPSFGFARRNGATLVAWHDDHAEVACREGVKPEALAELRRYLGAPMKLTRHSAADFEQLLRRLYEQGDDARGVVSDMDEALDLKSLADDLPEPEDLLESDDDAPIIRLINALLTEAVKEGASDIHIEPYENRLVVRFRIDGVLREILSPQKAVANAVVSRIKVMAKLDIAEKRLPQDGRIGLKIAGRPVDVRVSTIPAGHGERVVLRLLDKQAGRLDLVQLGMSAEDRARIETIIERPHGIFLVTGPTGSGKTTTLYAALLKLNDASRNIMTVEDPIEYYIDGVGQTQVNTKVEMTFARGLRAILRQDPDVVMVGEIRDLETAQIAVQASLTGHFVLSTLHTNSAVGAVTRLRDMGVEPFLLSSSLVGVLAQRLVRVLDPATREAYGATPRELAGFGQPADTHAVLYRPAEGLPGRTSGYRGRTGIYELIAVDETFRRLIHEGASEADMERYARSRGPSIADDGWKKCLAGVTSVEEVLRVTRDD, encoded by the coding sequence GTGACTGATGCACGACCGGCGCGCCCCAGCTTCGGCTTCGCGCGCCGCAACGGCGCCACGCTGGTGGCCTGGCACGACGACCACGCCGAGGTGGCCTGCCGCGAGGGCGTGAAACCCGAGGCGCTGGCGGAACTGCGCCGTTACCTGGGCGCGCCGATGAAACTGACGCGTCACAGCGCGGCTGATTTCGAGCAGTTGCTGCGCCGCCTGTACGAGCAGGGCGACGACGCGCGCGGTGTCGTCTCGGACATGGACGAGGCGCTGGATCTGAAGTCCCTCGCCGACGACCTGCCCGAGCCGGAAGACCTCCTCGAAAGCGACGACGACGCGCCGATCATCCGCCTGATCAATGCCCTGCTCACCGAAGCGGTGAAGGAAGGGGCCTCGGATATCCATATCGAGCCGTATGAGAATCGCCTGGTCGTGCGATTCCGCATCGATGGCGTGCTGCGCGAGATCCTCTCGCCGCAGAAAGCGGTCGCCAATGCGGTCGTCAGCCGCATCAAGGTGATGGCCAAGCTCGATATTGCCGAAAAGCGCCTCCCCCAGGACGGCCGCATCGGCCTGAAGATCGCCGGCCGGCCGGTGGACGTGCGTGTGTCGACCATTCCCGCCGGCCACGGCGAGCGCGTCGTGCTGCGCCTGCTCGACAAGCAGGCGGGTCGGCTGGATCTGGTGCAGCTGGGCATGTCCGCCGAGGACCGCGCGCGCATCGAGACGATCATCGAGCGCCCCCACGGCATTTTCCTCGTCACCGGCCCCACCGGTTCGGGCAAGACGACCACGCTCTACGCGGCGCTGCTCAAGCTCAACGATGCCAGCCGCAACATCATGACGGTGGAAGACCCGATCGAGTACTACATCGACGGCGTCGGCCAGACCCAGGTGAACACCAAGGTCGAGATGACCTTTGCCCGCGGCCTGCGCGCGATCCTGCGCCAGGATCCGGACGTCGTGATGGTCGGAGAAATCCGCGACCTGGAAACCGCCCAGATCGCCGTACAGGCGTCGCTGACGGGCCATTTCGTGCTGTCCACGCTGCACACCAATTCCGCGGTCGGCGCGGTCACGCGCCTGCGTGACATGGGCGTGGAGCCGTTCCTGCTGTCGTCCTCGCTGGTCGGCGTGCTGGCGCAGCGGCTGGTGCGCGTGCTCGATCCCGCCACGCGCGAGGCCTACGGCGCCACGCCGCGCGAGCTCGCCGGATTCGGCCAGCCGGCGGATACGCACGCCGTGCTGTACCGGCCTGCGGAAGGGCTCCCGGGCCGTACGTCCGGGTATCGTGGGCGAACCGGTATTTACGAACTCATCGCCGTCGACGAAACTTTTCGCCGTCTCATCCACGAAGGTGCATCGGAAGCCGACATGGAGCGCTATGCGCGCTCGCGCGGCCCGTCGATCGCCGATGATGGATGGAAGAAATGTCTGGCGGGCGTTACCTCCGTGGAAGAAGTCCTGCGGGTGACGCGCGACGACTGA
- a CDS encoding amino acid permease, with translation MSLFETITRHKTIEQLQAEAGSRGDFRRVLGLWQLTAIGLGGIIGVGIFVLAGQQAATNAGPAVALAFIIAGIASAAAALCYAEFAGMIPVTGSAYTYGYAVLGEGVAWLIGWDLLLEYALIVAAVASGWSGYLQNLLAAMGIHLPVWAQGAMGTGDGRVFNVIAAVVALAVAGLLTVRTEWGARFNTLIVAIKVLGVALVIGVGVFYVNPDNWFPFIPAEVVDAKGVSHYGFNGVVTAAAVVFFAVFGYDTLTTAAEEAKNPQRDLPRAVLLSLAVSMVLYLTISMVLTGVAHYSTLGNDAPVANAFGALGLTWVRIAISATAVTGIISVVFAFMLAAARIWYSLARDGLLPAWFAKVHPTYGTPYRPTLVLGVVTALAAGALPIGELAELVNIGTLCAFIVICSAIIVLRRTRPDVKRAFRTPFVPAVPIIGVIFSAWLVSKLPWATWWRFGVWMLVGLAIYFAYGIRHSVLARNK, from the coding sequence ATGAGCTTGTTTGAGACGATCACGCGGCACAAGACGATCGAACAGTTGCAGGCCGAGGCGGGAAGCCGCGGCGATTTCCGGCGCGTATTGGGGTTGTGGCAGCTCACGGCGATCGGCCTGGGCGGCATCATCGGCGTGGGCATCTTCGTGCTGGCCGGCCAGCAGGCGGCGACCAACGCAGGCCCTGCGGTGGCGCTCGCCTTCATCATCGCCGGCATTGCCAGCGCCGCAGCGGCGCTGTGCTACGCGGAATTCGCCGGAATGATTCCGGTCACGGGCAGTGCCTACACCTACGGCTATGCCGTGCTGGGCGAAGGCGTGGCGTGGTTGATCGGATGGGACCTCCTGCTCGAATACGCCCTCATCGTCGCCGCGGTGGCAAGTGGCTGGTCGGGTTATCTGCAGAACCTGCTCGCGGCGATGGGTATCCATCTGCCCGTCTGGGCACAGGGTGCGATGGGCACCGGTGACGGGCGCGTGTTCAATGTCATCGCCGCTGTCGTCGCGCTGGCGGTTGCGGGCCTGCTGACCGTGCGGACGGAGTGGGGCGCGCGTTTCAACACCCTGATCGTGGCGATCAAGGTGCTTGGCGTTGCGCTGGTGATTGGCGTGGGCGTGTTCTACGTCAATCCCGATAACTGGTTTCCGTTCATCCCCGCCGAAGTGGTGGATGCCAAGGGCGTGAGTCACTACGGATTCAACGGCGTCGTGACCGCGGCGGCCGTCGTCTTCTTTGCCGTGTTCGGCTACGACACGCTCACTACGGCGGCTGAGGAAGCGAAAAACCCACAGCGCGACCTGCCGCGCGCCGTGTTGTTGTCGCTGGCCGTATCGATGGTGCTGTACCTCACGATCTCGATGGTGCTGACGGGCGTTGCCCACTACTCGACCCTCGGCAATGACGCCCCCGTCGCCAACGCCTTCGGCGCACTGGGCCTCACCTGGGTACGTATCGCAATTTCGGCCACTGCCGTGACAGGCATCATCAGTGTCGTGTTTGCCTTCATGCTGGCCGCGGCGCGCATCTGGTACTCGCTGGCGCGTGACGGCCTGCTGCCCGCGTGGTTTGCGAAAGTGCACCCGACCTACGGCACGCCCTATCGCCCGACGCTCGTGCTGGGCGTGGTGACGGCGCTCGCTGCCGGTGCGCTGCCGATCGGCGAACTGGCGGAGCTGGTCAATATCGGCACGTTGTGCGCGTTTATCGTCATCTGTTCCGCGATTATCGTGCTGCGTCGCACGCGGCCCGACGTCAAGCGGGCGTTCCGCACGCCGTTCGTGCCCGCGGTGCCCATTATCGGCGTGATCTTCTCGGCATGGCTCGTGTCGAAACTGCCCTGGGCGACCTGGTGGCGTTTCGGCGTATGGATGCTGGTGGGCCTGGCGATCTATTTCGCGTACGGAATCCGTCACAGCGTGCTGGCCAGGAACAAATAG
- the gspD gene encoding type II secretion system secretin GspD gives MTTASLRGIALVLALALAAPAVAQPPPSAAGNPPGTHTLNLKDADIQALIATVSEITGRNFIVGPNVQGKVSVISAKPMQPDEIYDVFLSVLRVHGYAAVSAGSMIKIVPEAMAQAEGGNSVATAESGDAIVTQIVPLRHVAAAELVPILRPLLPQGAQLIAHQTSNSLVISDRASNVQRVAGIIARIDTVSDAEVEVIPLEHANAAEMARTLTILADDKAAQAAGESPRILADERTNSILIAGAKSGRLRMRTLVTHLDTPLQKGGDTNVVYLRYAKAKDLVPILTGVAATLNNEAPPKEGAAANNSNATIQAHEETNALVISAAPAVFRSLEGIVRQLDVRRAQVLIEAVIAEVASETAREIGVQWFTAPQTQGDKIGQGVIGGQLFNGPGGQPNLLQIAADPTGLASTAGGLTLGYVDGVVNIGGKEILNLGAMIRALQGDGRSNVLSTPSVLTLDNQEAIIKVAQEVPFKTGQYTNATGTTGGTNQALTPFQTIERKDVGLTLKVTPHVNEGDSVRLDLHHELSSLAPSVAGAVDLVTNKRELSTSVLVADNATLVLGGLMDHTASDTNNKVPGLGSIPVLGNLFKYRNNNVSKRDLMIFLHPRILRDAATEQAVSSEKYNYIRTEQIQMRQNRESLTPRSLQPVSPEMHDFLADPDGPAAPAPAKAGAAAKPARGKK, from the coding sequence ATGACTACGGCTTCATTGCGCGGCATCGCCCTTGTCCTGGCGCTCGCGTTGGCTGCTCCCGCCGTGGCGCAGCCGCCGCCGTCCGCCGCCGGCAACCCGCCGGGGACCCACACGCTCAACCTGAAGGACGCCGACATCCAGGCGCTGATTGCGACGGTGTCGGAAATCACCGGACGCAACTTCATCGTCGGCCCCAATGTGCAGGGCAAGGTCAGCGTGATCTCGGCCAAGCCGATGCAGCCGGACGAGATCTACGATGTCTTCCTGTCCGTGCTGCGCGTTCACGGCTACGCCGCGGTCTCCGCCGGCAGCATGATCAAGATCGTCCCCGAGGCCATGGCCCAGGCCGAAGGTGGCAACAGCGTTGCCACGGCAGAATCGGGCGACGCGATCGTCACCCAGATCGTGCCACTGCGGCATGTGGCGGCGGCGGAGCTGGTGCCCATCCTGCGTCCTCTGCTGCCGCAGGGTGCCCAGCTCATCGCCCACCAGACCAGCAACTCGTTGGTGATCTCCGACCGCGCCAGCAATGTGCAGCGTGTCGCCGGCATCATCGCGCGCATCGACACCGTGTCCGATGCGGAGGTCGAGGTGATTCCGCTCGAGCACGCGAACGCGGCCGAGATGGCACGCACGCTCACCATCCTGGCCGACGACAAGGCGGCCCAGGCGGCCGGCGAGTCGCCGCGCATCCTGGCCGACGAACGCACCAATTCCATCCTGATCGCCGGCGCCAAGAGCGGCCGGCTGCGCATGCGCACCCTCGTCACGCACCTGGATACGCCCCTGCAGAAGGGCGGTGATACCAACGTGGTCTACCTGCGCTACGCCAAGGCCAAGGACCTCGTTCCCATACTGACGGGCGTTGCAGCGACGCTGAACAACGAGGCGCCGCCGAAGGAAGGCGCTGCCGCCAACAACAGCAACGCCACGATCCAGGCGCACGAGGAAACCAACGCGCTGGTGATCAGCGCCGCGCCGGCGGTGTTCCGCTCGCTCGAAGGTATCGTCCGGCAGCTCGACGTGCGCCGCGCGCAGGTACTGATCGAAGCCGTGATCGCCGAAGTCGCCAGTGAAACCGCGCGCGAGATCGGCGTGCAATGGTTTACCGCGCCGCAGACCCAGGGCGACAAGATCGGCCAGGGCGTCATTGGCGGCCAGCTCTTCAATGGACCAGGCGGCCAGCCGAACCTGCTGCAGATCGCCGCCGATCCGACAGGGCTTGCCAGTACCGCGGGCGGCCTGACCCTGGGCTACGTCGATGGCGTGGTGAACATCGGCGGCAAGGAGATCCTGAACCTGGGCGCCATGATCCGTGCGTTGCAGGGTGATGGCCGCTCGAACGTGTTGTCCACGCCGTCGGTGCTCACCCTCGACAACCAGGAAGCCATCATCAAGGTGGCGCAGGAAGTGCCGTTCAAGACCGGCCAGTACACCAATGCCACGGGGACGACGGGCGGCACGAATCAGGCACTCACGCCGTTCCAGACGATCGAGCGCAAGGACGTGGGCCTCACCCTCAAAGTGACGCCGCACGTTAACGAGGGCGATTCGGTGCGCCTGGACCTGCATCACGAATTGTCTTCGCTGGCGCCCTCCGTGGCCGGCGCGGTGGACCTGGTCACCAACAAGCGCGAACTGTCGACCAGCGTACTGGTCGCCGACAACGCCACGCTCGTCCTGGGCGGCCTGATGGACCACACGGCGTCCGACACGAACAACAAGGTGCCGGGCCTGGGCAGCATTCCGGTGCTGGGCAACCTCTTCAAGTACCGCAACAACAACGTTTCCAAGCGCGACCTGATGATCTTCCTGCACCCGCGCATCCTGCGCGATGCGGCGACCGAGCAGGCCGTATCCAGTGAAAAGTACAACTATATCCGCACCGAACAGATCCAGATGCGGCAGAACCGGGAAAGCCTGACGCCCAGGTCGCTCCAGCCGGTCTCGCCGGAAATGCACGATTTCCTGGCCGATCCGGACGGCCCGGCGGCGCCGGCGCCCGCCAAGGCGGGGGCGGCAGCCAAGCCGGCGCGGGGCAAGAAGTGA